A region of the Acidimicrobiales bacterium genome:
ACGGGCCGGAAGACCATCCCCGTCCGCGGCTTGGGCTGGAAGAAGGTCGTCTTCGGCGGCATCCGCCGGCCGCTGTGCGCCGTGTCGGCGATCTGCGCGACCGTCGCCGGTCGCAGCAGCACCGCCGCCTGTGCCCGTCCGCTCGCCACCGCCGCGGCGCAGATCTGCGCGCCGTGCTGGTACTCGAGGTTGTGGGGGCCGAGGGCGGCCAGCGCCACGTCGAGGCGGCTCGAGTCGAGTGCCGCCTCGGCCTCGCTCTCGACGATCGGCTTCGGCACGAGCAGGTGGTGGCGGCCGGCGTAGACGAGGCCGAGGCCTCCGTCACGGCTCATCTGCCGGCCGAGCTCGGTGATGTCCTCGGCGCCGTCGGAGATCTCGAAGAAGCGGGCGAAGTCCGCGAGCAGGTCGTGGCCCTCGGGAACCCCCGAGACCAGGCGGTGGATCGCCTGCACGAAGAGCTCGTCCTCGGTGAGCTCGACGACGAGCGCCATCACGAGGTCCTCCGCGCCCGCGGCCTCCCCGTTCGCGTCGTGGCGCTCCTGGCGGTAGAAGAGCGAGGTCTCGTAGCGGTGGTGACCGTCGGCGACGACGATCGGGGTGCTCTCGATGAGGCCCGAGATCGTCGCGATCGCCGCGTCGTCGGTGACCGCCCACAGCTCGTGGGTGACGCCGTCGTCGTCGGTCGCGCTCATGTGCGCGGGGC
Encoded here:
- a CDS encoding DUF1015 domain-containing protein, which gives rise to MPPRFEPFRGLRYDDSLAPLAVAICPPYDVVDDAERAELASRSPYNAIHVELPIEDPAVPGDRYANAAALFAEWQRDGALRRDDAPCLYVYRMTFKDEAGGARSSTGVIGALGVDAAGEGSVLPHERTMPKPKGDRLDLLRATAINTSPIWGLSLADGLTDACTAATGSGPAHMSATDDDGVTHELWAVTDDAAIATISGLIESTPIVVADGHHRYETSLFYRQERHDANGEAAGAEDLVMALVVELTEDELFVQAIHRLVSGVPEGHDLLADFARFFEISDGAEDITELGRQMSRDGGLGLVYAGRHHLLVPKPIVESEAEAALDSSRLDVALAALGPHNLEYQHGAQICAAAVASGRAQAAVLLRPATVAQIADTAHSGRRMPPKTTFFQPKPRTGMVFRPVAD